The Ferviditalea candida genome includes the window CCGGACTTGCAGGGTTTCGGCCGCAGGGAAATGCGGATTACGCCGCAGGAAGCTTATGACATGACTATATATCAGATAGGGGCGCTGTACGGCTTTGTCAAGGCGGCGGGGGGTGTTTTGCATCATGTGAAACCGCACGGGGCTCTATACAACATGGCAGCGGTGAATTCGGAATTGGCGCATGCGATTGCCGAGGCTGTGTATCGGATCGAGCCGACTCTGGTGATTTACGGGCTGTCGGGAAGCGAACTGATCCGGGCCGGCGAACGGTTTGGGCTGCAAACAGCCTCTGAGGTATTCGCGGATCGGACCTATCAGGAGGACGGCACATTGACCCCAAGAAGCTCGGGCACTGCGTTGATTCATAATGAAGCCGAGGCTGCTGCGCAAGTGCTTCGCATGGTTCGCCAGGGATCCGTGCTCACGATCAAGCAAACGGAAATCCGGATCAAAGCGGACACGGTCTGCATTCACGGGGACGGGAATCGAGCGGTCGAATTTGCTCGGAAAATAAGAAACACACTGGAAACCGAGGGTGTTTCGGTTCGCAGTGTGGCTGTCGAAAAGTCATTCTGATGATTGGGTGCATTACTGCCATTCCACTTGGGTAATCAGCTTGTATTTAAACATATAAATTATAAAATCGACGTATTGATCAAACCGCACAATGATCCGGAATTCACGGTCGGAATGCGCATG containing:
- a CDS encoding LamB/YcsF family protein, which produces MRSADLNCDLGEGYGAYRKGRDDELLDVVTSANIACGFHAGDPSVMRKTVELCLEKGVAIGAHPGLPDLQGFGRREMRITPQEAYDMTIYQIGALYGFVKAAGGVLHHVKPHGALYNMAAVNSELAHAIAEAVYRIEPTLVIYGLSGSELIRAGERFGLQTASEVFADRTYQEDGTLTPRSSGTALIHNEAEAAAQVLRMVRQGSVLTIKQTEIRIKADTVCIHGDGNRAVEFARKIRNTLETEGVSVRSVAVEKSF